In the Candidatus Woesearchaeota archaeon genome, ACAGTCTCAATTCCTCATCTGAATGCTTTTCAAGAAGCACATATCGCTGGAGAGCTTTGTCTAATTCTTCTTCCCTTGTATCATGTTCTTTTACTAATCGTTTGCTATAATCCTTTTCAGAAAAAAGATTTTGGAGTATACTTACTGAGAGCCGTTCTAATCCATCTATATATAGTCCCCAGTTTCCATGGCCGTTAAAGCAAAAGGCCATCATCGTTTCATAGCCATGATCACTATCAAAAATAGCTGGGTTGATTGGTGCAGTCATATAGAAAAATTTAGTCTCCCCTCCCTGATTATACCACGTTGTTTTTCGAATAAAGTCAATATGTCTCTGTCTCATTCAATCGCCTTTTTTACTTTTTTTGACGTCATCATTGTTCGGTGATCTTTATAATTCCTTTGTCTGCATCAACGCTAACAACCATACCGTCTTTTAACACCTTTGTTGCAATCTGCGTTCCAATAATGCAAGGCACGTTTAATTCTCTTGCGATAACCGCTGCATGGCAGGTAATGCCGCCCTCATCAGTAATAATAGCTGCTGCTTTTTTCATAAGAGGAACGTATTCTGGCCTTGTCATATGGGCAACGAGAATATCCTTTTCATTAAATTTCCCAAAGTGTGATTCACCAAGCACAACTCTAATAATGCCCGTTGCTTTTCCACGACACGCTGTTGTCCCTTTAATATTTTTTCCAATATTTTCAAATGATTTTGAAAGAAGCTGATAATACTCTTTTGCTTCTTCTTCAAGCACTCGAATAATTTGGTTTTTTGAATAGATGCTCATGATAATTTCCTGGCGTTTTGCAATGATCTGTTGGTATTCTTTTTTTGTTCTTCCTTTTGCAATGTCTTCTGCTCGGCAAACCCGCCATTCCTTGTACGGTATGTCAGTAATCTCTTCCATGCGCCTGATGCACTGATCATAATAGTGATTCAACAAAAGCACGGCTTTCTTTCGATGATCACGGAGGTAGGTTAACTCCTGAAAAAAATAGAAGATGTTATCAAGATCGTCGCTCCAAGTATACTTTTCTCGAATTTTTTGATGCTTTTTTGTCCAATCTGTTGTGAGATCAATAATCTGCTCCTCAATAACCTCTTTTTTCTCCAGAATTAACTCTTGTAATCTTTTTTCAAAATCCTCTGTGGTTAAGATTTTAGTTGACTCCCAGCTGTTGTCAATGAAAAAGTATTTTTTCGCGTGATTTTGCAGAAATGCTTTCGCACTGGTGACTCCTGAAATGCTTTTTTTCTTTCCAAGGCATTCCTTAGCAAATGTAAGCATGCTGAACCTTTCTTCCTGTACATAGTTATGCTGTGGATAACGAAGCATTGTTGACCTCTCTTTTTGGCTCAGTTTGCAACCTTCTTTCTTGCAATACTCGTCGAAGAGATCATCTCCGTTAGGATCAAAGAATTCACAGACAAAGGCTAATTTCCAAAAAGCAAAATTGTGTTCATCAAGAGTAGTAAGTGTTTCTTTAACTGTTTTAAAATCAGCCGTTGGAAAATCAATAACCAAAAGTTTCTCATGGAGTGCTTCGATTTGTGCAATCTTCTGGTGAACTGGCTGAACAACACTATCAACATATGCACGGTTTTTCTCTTGCCTCTTAAGCATCTCCCTTGCTTTACTGTTCAATTCGTCAAGTAAGAAAAAGCCTTCACAATGGTGCCTGTTTTTCAAAAGAAAAAATCCAAGTTCTGTGCCAATACATTCCAATGCTCCATCACCACCTGTCAAAATATAATATGCCCTTGAATTCGCCGCCATGTGGTACCATTTCTTTCTCTGAATGACATTGATGATATCTTTTCTAAGATTCATTGAATCACCGTTATAATTCCCTTTGTTGCATCAACTTCTACTTGCATGCCATCCTTTAATACCTTTGTTGCCACCTGCGTCCCAATAATGCAGGGTACGTTTAATTCTCTTGCGATAACCGCTGCATGGCAGGTAATGCCGCCTTCATCGGTGATAATAGCAGCAGCTTTTTTCATGAGTGGAACGTATTCTGGCCGAGTCATTGGTGCAACGAGAATGTTTCCGTCTTCAAACTTACCAAAATGGGTTTCTCCCATCACGATTTTTACAATTCCTTGTGCAATCCCTTGGCACGCTGGTGTTCCTGTAATGCTTTCACCTTTATGTATAAATTCTTTTGAGAGAAGGTCATAAAATAATTTCCCATGTTGAGGATCAACTGTCCAAATCTCTTGACCAGAGGAAAGCTTCATAATAATCTCTTTCCTACTCGCAAAAATTTTTTCATATTCCTCAGCGGTTCTGCCTTCTTTCAGATCACTTACTTTAGCAAGACTCCATTCTTCAAATGACACTCCAGTAATCTCCGAAATCCGTTGATACAGTACATCATACCAATGATTGTTCAGCAGGACATATTTTTTTCGCTCATCACGAAGGAACATTAATTGCTGAAAAAGATAGATTACACGTTGCAATCGAGTGTTTATATTACGTTGTTTGATTATTTCTTTTTGTTTCGCATGCCAATCGGTTGTTAATTCCTCAATCTGTTTCTTTATCTCTTTTTCAGGTAATGTCATCAACTCTTTCAATCGCTGCTTAAAATCCTCAGATGTCAAGATTTTTGTCTGAGCCCAGCTATTCTCAATGAAGAAATATTGAGCAGCATGATCTTTAAGAAAGGTACGGACTACTGGATTTTTCAGGATCAGTTTTTTTGTTTTACAAGCAAGAGCCATCTCGAGGATTGCAAGACGTTCTTTTTGCCCATAGTGGGGTATTAAAGGGCGAAGTAAAAGATTAAGTTCTTCTCTGTCTAGGGATACTTTTGCATCTGCTATTTCCTTATGCAACAGTGCTTCACCGTGTGGATCAAAGATATCACAGATAAAAACTTCTTTCCACAAGTCAACGCTGTTTTGCTCTAATTCCCTGAGAAGTTGGAGGATTTTCTGAAATGATGCGGCATCGAGAGTATTATTTCTCTGGTTATCATAAAAAGATTCGCACTGTCGCATTTTTTCCAAACATCGTTTTATAACATGATCAATACATGATTCTGAGGATCGGTTTTCTATTTGATCTTTGAGAATAGTGGTTGTTTTTACTAGAAATTCTTGATCAGGAAAAAAACCTTCAAACATTTTTCGTTCCCGAATAAGAACAAAGGCTAAATCTACATCCATACACGTAAGTCCTCCATCACTTGCTCCCCAGATATAGCAAAGTTTTCCATGCGCTCCCTGGTAATACCATTTCCTCTTAGTTATTGCATCAATGATCTGTGGTTTAGTTTTCATGTTCGTTGTTCTTTATCTTTTTACTACAACTATAGGAAAAGACATTAATTTTCGTAATAATTTGTATGTCTTTTCCTAATAAGCAAAGGACATAAAGTTACGGTTATTAGTGTCCTTTGCTACACTAGTCAGTATGAGTGATGATGGTTATTTTCCCGATTTTCAAATCAAGCTCAATATCATTACCATCCTTGAGCACTTTGGTACCAACTTTTGTGCCGATGATACACGGAATATGTAATTCCCGACAAATAACGGCTGCGTGACAGGTAATGCCACCTTCATTAGTTATGATTGCCCTTGCCTTCTTCATTAAGGGAACCATATCTGGTCGTGTCATTGAGGTTACTAAAATATCTCCATCTTGCATGTGTTTTGCTCGGTCAATAGTAAGGATAATTCGTGCTTTTCCTCTTATTGTTGTATCCTCACCTCGAGAGGCGACTGTTCCTTGTAAAGTCGTCGTTTGTGTTGGGGAAGGTAGTACGAGCTCTGTCAGCAATGCTGCTTCTTTATTAGTATATAGATGAAGTTTTTGGTCAGTAGTCATAAAGATGACTGCATGTTGCCATCGCTCTTGAAGCATTTTTCGATCAATTTTTCCGTTTAATAGATATGGAATCTCTGTATAGATTGTTGCGGCAACTTCCTCTAGAGGAAGTGATGTTCTTTTTACAATTTCCTTTAAAAATTCATGCTGATAATAAAGTGCTTCCAAGCATGCTGCTTTTCGGTCATCCTGCCAATGAATAAAGAAGTCAATAAATTCAACGAGCAATTGAAGCTCGTGTGAAGCGTGTAGCGTATCAAGGATTTCTTTCTTCCTTTCGTTACCTGTTTCATAGTTTTGGGTAATCTTTGTCTGCTCTCCCTTTGCTTTCTCAAAACGTTTTTTAACTTCATGTTCAACATGCTCTTTTCCAAGAAAAAGTGCACGTTCATAATTATTTTCTACCCAGTGAAATTGTTTGACGTGTAAGGTAATCATCTGCTGAACAGCCTTACTCTTAAGGCCTTGTTTTTTTGCTCCTTCTGTAATAGTCAGCAAAGAAGATTCACAACGACTACTGAACGATGGTTTTGATGGGTGGGTGAGCTCAATAAAATATTGCTCAGCGTGTTTTCCCAATAATTCTTTCAGATGATTTTCAGCAAAAAAAGCAAAACTATTGGTAATAACAGGCATTGCATATTCCTGCAGATATAATTCATTAAATCTCATGAAATAATTGAGAAATTCTTCCTCAGAACATCGTGAAAGATCAGCAGCGTTAAGGATTGTATAGTATTCCTGTAGTTCTTTTCGATAGTGCTGCCATTGACGGTAATACGGGGTAAGAAACTGATGGTCCTTCATAAGAGCAGTAAATATATTTTTCCCGATACGTTTACAATCGTTCATTTCCCATATCCAGACTGCTTTATTTTCATTGAAAAGAGTAATAGTTACCTTATGATACAAAGGGAATTGTTTCGGTAGCAAAACCATATTTGCATAAAAGGGACTAAAAAACGTATGTATATACCCAGACATTTCCTCAACATACCACTCAGGATGTTCAAATCCAAAAAGTTCTTTTGTGTTGTTCATGTATGTTTCTCTGTTAAAGATTTATTAATTTCCCAGTACCCTCCTTTTGCAGAACCTAGTCTTTTCAATAGCCCTTTTTTCTTTAACGCCTCTATATTTTTATCAATAGCCGTCGTGCTTATGCCTATCGTCTTAGACATTTCCCTCTTAGAGATTCGTGGATTCTTAGCTATCAGATTGAGTATTCTCTTTTGGTTTTCTACCAACCCTTCTACCAACCCATCTACTAACCCTTCCGTCTGCTCTATTTTCCTCTTAAATAGAGTAATAAAGATCCCAGCCACTATCTTGAAATCGGTGGTGGGCTCTTTGGATAAAATTAGTTTAATACCACGCCCCCATTTTTCACCAAAATGGATACGATGAAACATCTCTGCAATAAGCTCGTTTCTTCGTCTCGAAACTTCCTCTTTCTTGATTTTCTCAATCGTAAGGCCACCATACAAACCACCAGGATTCCTTATCTCTAATCTGCCTTTAAAGATAGCAATGTTTACAGAATCAAATTCATGATAATCACGGTGACAAAAAGCGTTGATTATAGCTTCACGGAATGCTGCACGATCTATTTCAGGCACGTCGATCCGATACAACCCCTCTACTCGCATGCCAATGTGGATATTCTCTAAAATATACTTTTCCGCTTTTTCAATCAATGTAAAGACATCTCCCACAAAATCCTGCATATCAATGGTGGTTGCAGTAGTTTCACCAAAGACGGCACAACGTAATCTAGCATTAGGAAAGAAATCTTCGGGATGCTTTCCAAAAAAAAGAACAGCAGTATTCAACAGTTTCTCTTCTTTCATTAAGCCTAATTTTTCTAGTGAACTTTTAACAGAACCGTGTTTTAAACCTGCTAATTTGACAAACGCTTTTATCTTTTTTTCATCAATATCCTTCAATTTCGCCTTAAGGCAGAATTCAATATCCCACTGAAGTTTATCTTTATTTTTTCTTATGATGATATGTTCTATTTCTTGAGGACTTATTTTCTTATCTTCATCCCCAACACGGACATAAGCACGACCATATGCGTAATAAGGAATGTCATTCCCACCAAATTCAACGCGAACACACTTCTTTGCTTCCAAAACTACTTCGTTAATTGTTGGGAATATTTTCGGCTCAATGTGCTGAGCGATAGTTTGAGATATTTCCCGAATAGTATTTTCGGTAACTGTTTGCCCAACGATTTCCCCGTTATTTTTAATCCCAAAATAGAGTTCACCTTTCTGATGCTTATTCAGAATAGAGACTATTGAAATCATAGCTTCTTTTATTTCAGAGGTGGATTTTTTGAGTTCGAGGTGTTCAGATTCTTTCATTTTTTATCCCAATTTCCTGACTAGTCCTTTGGTTGCATCAACCAAGACAACATCGCCATCCTTGAGTACTTTTGTTGCAATTTTAGTCCCCACAATACAGGGAATACCAAATTCCCGAGAAATAATAGCAGCATGCGTTGTGATGCCTCCCTGTTCAGTAATTACTGCTTTTGCTTTCTTCAGAGCTGGAACAAATTCAGGCGTGGTGTTGTTCGTTACAAGTATTTCTCCTTCCTTAAATGCAATAATCCCTTCATGGTTGTGGACAACCCTTACTATTCCGGTTACTTCCCCAATACATGCTCCTGTTCCTCTGATCTCATTAACGATTCCATAGTCATCATAAAATAGTTCAGAAGGTATCTGCTCAGCCTTTTTACCTGCAATAATCTTATAACCCCTTTTATCGAAATAAATAAAGCATTTCTGTAACCTTTCTTGAAGTGTTACGCGATTCACTTTTTTTTTAAGGAGGATATCCTTAATCTCGGGTTGGACCGTGTAAAGTGCTTCTTCTCTTGAGATCTGGCATCTACGTGCGAGTTCATCGCAAAAAAGAAACAGGAAATGATTGAGGCGCAGGACCCCTTGTTTTCGTATGTCTTGTACATACGTAAAAAGATCTGCAGTATAGATGAGATTTCTCAGGTAAGCAGAGGCGTTATATCTCCTCAAGAGTGCCTTTTTTCTTTCCAGATTATAAGCATATTGCTGTCGTTGTTGTTTCAATGCTCTTGTTAATTGTCTCTTCAACTGATTATTCTGTTTCGCTATCTTGATAAATTCTTCAATAAAATGCTCTGGTCTCAGTACAAAGGAGAGATAATAATTATTCCTCATCCAGTAATATCGTTGAGCATGTTGGATCAGTTTCTTCATCATTAAAGGATGTGCTTGGAGCGTATGCATGACCTTGTTTACCCTCCCTTCTTGAATACTCTCTCGTAAACCTTTATCATTGAATAAGAGTATACCCAAACTCAGAAGTTCTTCATGCTCTTTTTTGATAAAGGTAGGATACGTTGGACGAGTCAATAGTTCAATGTCCCGAGCCAATTTTTCTGGTTGTGTCTTAAGTTCTTGACTGATAATTTCAGCAAGCCAGTCATTTGCTCCACTACCGAGGAACGAATCAGTGATGTATCCCCATGAAGCTGTGCTTACTTCACTCCAAAAAAGCTTTTGATACCAGCGATACAGTTTTTCATCAGTAAGACGAGTTATATTTTGTTTTTCTGCTTCCGTTGTAATCCGCACAAAAATTTTCCAATCATTAAAAAAATGAGTTGCTACTCTGTCTGCAAATGCAGGAGACGTATGGATTTCTTTAAGGACTCTTTTCCTCACTCGTTCAAGCTCGCTCTGGTCAGAGAACCAATCAGCCTTTTCTCCAGCAAACGAAGCACCCCATTTATACATAAAATCGAATCGGCGATGGCCGAGGCATGCAAAGCTTAATCCCTGTGGGAAAAGCGTGTGTAAATACCAAGAAAACCGTTTTACATACCATTCTCTCTTTTGCCAAAACACTGGTGGAACCTCTTTAAGCTCTTTGATTAAAAACGGTTTCATCAGGGTTTCCTCTCTTTTGTTCGTTCGAGTATTCTTATTACTCCAGATTCAGCATCAACCTCAACAATGTCTCCATCATAGAGAATTTTTGTGGCGATCCTTGTTCCCACAATACAGGGTACTTTTAATTCTCTGCTCACAATGGCTGCATGTGAGGTCATACCACCCTCATCAGTAATAATGGCTACTGCCTTGCGCATGGCAACGATATAATCTGGACTGGTCATGGGTGCAACCAGAATATTTCCTTTTTTCATCTTTTCAAGACTTTTGGGAGTGTGGAGGATTTTTACCATGCCCTTAGCCTTTCCCCTACTTACTGGCAATCCCTGAAATTGAGTTATAGTTTTGTCAATATCGGTGGTGAAGTAAGGCCTTGTTAATTGTTCTGCTTCTTCTCCGGTGTAATAACGGATTCCCTCTCCTTCGATAAAATGTTCGAGGAAAACAGAAAACCGTTCGTGAACATCATGCTTTTTCCCTTTATTCATGACATCGAAAAACTCTTGACAGGTGTAGTAGCACAATTCTTCAAATGGAATACCATGAACCTTTCCTGCATATCGCATAAAGACATCAATATAATGATGGCCTAACAAGTTGTACTTCTTCCTGAGATCCTGCCACCAGATTGAAAAACTGAGCTGTTTACCTATCTCTTGGATTTCTTTACTTACCTTATATGCGTTGATGATTTCCTGTTTTCTCTGATTAATTTCATGAGTATATCTATCGATTTCAGTAATTTTTTCTTTTGCTTTTTTTGAGGTAATTTTATTTAGTTCTTTTCTGAAGAAAGAAACAGGCAGGATTTGTGAACCGTGATAGCTATTGTGAAGCCAAAAATACTGTTGTTGGTATCTCTGTAATGCTTTTTCCTGTTCTGATTTGGAAAGAATACCCTTTATCATGAACAACTCACACTCGGCAACCTGAAAGAAAGACAATGCCTCAGGTGCGGTTATTGCTTCAAAAATTTCAAAAAATTGATCTTTATGTTGTGAGAGGATCTTTCGCTTAAGGAGCGCTTCACCACCCCAATTTGCCATCTCGGGAAGGAATCCATAAATCCAGAACTTCAGATATAGTTCATGCCATTGATTAAAGAGTGAGACTGCATTCTTTTGCTGTAATCCTTCTTTGGTTATCCTTGCCTGTACGTTATCCATATCTTTAATAATGGTTCCCCAATATGCGTACCATTTCTCTCGTTCTTTTTTAGGTAATATGTGGGTCACAAACAGTTTTTCACCATGATCCCGAAGCTTTTCATAATCACAAATAGCAATGACCTTTTCCTCTTTCATCAGGGCGAGGACATCTGGCCAGGGAGCAACAAATACACCCGTAAAACGAACTATTGGCTCCATAAAATAATCAACATAGATTGGCTTTGCATCAATCGGACCCCACTTAAAGAGCTCTTTTTTTGGATCAATCATGGCATCTTCCTCACCAGCGAATATTCTCGCTTCCACTGGAAAACAAATAAAAATCCCAACCGCCACAAGCGGCGGGGTATTTTTAATGTTTGCTGGGAACAGCAGACATCAAACAATAAGGCCGCCCCAAGGGGCGGGGTATCAACCCAGCAAACAAATGAATTGTTTCCCATTCTCCAAGAAAGAGCGCATTTCTTTTTAAACGTTTTTATGAACCACGATTTGTCCTCATGGTAATTCTTATGAAAAGTCTTAAATAGAGACCAGAACACCTGTTTGGACTTTTGATCAAAAAGCCATTAACAACTCTTATAGGACTTACGTAAAAAAGAGGTATTGGTATGGAACATCATAGTTATCGTCGTTTAGTACTCTTCTCACTGCTGTTTGCGCTTTGTATCTTTGGTATCCTCTGGATTAAGTCCTTGCATTATACTGGTTTAGGGTTAGTGTACATCTACACGATAGGCATTACGACCTTTATGTTCAGCAGAGTTATTGGATCACTGTTTTATGAATCACCAGCAAAGAATATTAGCCTATCGAAGCTTCCTTCAGTAACTTTTATTATTCCCTGTAAAAATGAAGAGGAAAGCATTTACCAAACCATTATCAAGTGCTTTACTGCCGATTATCCTGAAAAAAAAGTTGAGATCATTGCTATTGATGATGGATCTACTGATAATACCCTTAAGCAGATGCAACGTGCAAAAGAAGATTATCCACGCAGAAAGCTTCAGATTGTTCATTGGGAGCAGAATCGTGGAAAACGCCAGGGTATGGCTGAGGGGTTCCGGAGGGCTAAGGGTGAGATTGTTATCCAACTCGATAGTGATAGTTTTGTTGATAAAGATGCTGTTAAGGTTATTGTTCGTCCCTTTCTCCATA is a window encoding:
- a CDS encoding putative DNA binding domain-containing protein encodes the protein MKESEHLELKKSTSEIKEAMISIVSILNKHQKGELYFGIKNNGEIVGQTVTENTIREISQTIAQHIEPKIFPTINEVVLEAKKCVRVEFGGNDIPYYAYGRAYVRVGDEDKKISPQEIEHIIIRKNKDKLQWDIEFCLKAKLKDIDEKKIKAFVKLAGLKHGSVKSSLEKLGLMKEEKLLNTAVLFFGKHPEDFFPNARLRCAVFGETTATTIDMQDFVGDVFTLIEKAEKYILENIHIGMRVEGLYRIDVPEIDRAAFREAIINAFCHRDYHEFDSVNIAIFKGRLEIRNPGGLYGGLTIEKIKKEEVSRRRNELIAEMFHRIHFGEKWGRGIKLILSKEPTTDFKIVAGIFITLFKRKIEQTEGLVDGLVEGLVENQKRILNLIAKNPRISKREMSKTIGISTTAIDKNIEALKKKGLLKRLGSAKGGYWEINKSLTEKHT